Sequence from the Thermococcus nautili genome:
TGATTACACAGCTCCCGTCGGTTCTCTTCCTCCTTCCCCCTGCGGTGGCCCTATCCCTCAAGCTCGGGCCCGTTGCTGGAGTCCTCGGCTTCGCTTGGGCGTTAATGGGCGCCATGCTCGGCCACACCCTCGGTCTGCTCATCTACGACCGCTTTGGAAAGGCCTCCGGCGGGAAGTTCTCCGGCCTCAAAACGGCCTTCAAGGCCTTTGGAATACTCCTCGTGATGTCCCTCTTCTATGGCCTGAACTACCTCCAGCGCTACGTTGCAAGCCACTACGAGGCGCTTAAGGGCGTTTTCGAGAGGTACTCTGTGGCATATCCCTTCTCGGTCTCGACGGTCGAGAAGCCCCTCCTCTCGCTCGGCCTCCTGGCCGTTTACGGCCTCGTGATTGGAGCGGTCTACGTTTCAACGGTTAGAAGGCTCTGGAGGAGGGTAAGCGAGGGAACGGCAACCGAGAGGAGAGGCGGTAAGGCAAGGCTCTCGCTCCACAGCCCGGCCCTGGCGCTGGCGCTCAAGGACTTCAAGATAGCGACGAGGAACACGTCCCTTCTAACGGGCCTGCTGATGCCCGTCGTGGTCATAATCCCGTCTCTCGCCGGTGCGTTGAAGTCCGGAAGCGAGAACGCGGTGCTCGGCTTCGTTTTGGCGATTGGTTGGACTTCAGCGATAGCGATAGATGCAGTTCTGAAGATAGACGGCAGGGCATTTGAAGTCCTTCACTCGCTCCCGCTGAGCCTCAGGACGTTTCTGAGGGGCAAGCTTGTGACGATGACTACTGTTCCGGTAACGGCGGGCCTGCTGGCGGTTCTGGGTCTCTCGCTCAGAAATCCAGGCTCCCTGAAGGTCCTTCCCCTCGCGCTCCTCCTGCCGGTCGCGACAGCCGGAACGACGCTGACGGTGTTCTACTGGGGAATCAGGGAGGTGGCACTACCCCAGACGACGTGGAAAAAGATGCTCTTGGCTCTGCTCGCGAACGGGCTGATAATTGGAGCTACAGCGGGGCTGTGGTACGTTGAGTGGTTCCTCTCGCTCCCCTTCGTGCTCCTCGTCGATGCGCTGTTGCTCTGGCACCTCAGCAGGTGACGTGGAAGATTCCAAGGACTCTTTTCTTTTCGTTGAGCTCGTTGAAGAGCTCCACCGCTTCCCCGGTGGGGAGCTCATAGACCTCTTTGTCCCTGACCAGCTCCCTGCTCTCGGGGAGTAGCGAGAGGTAGCCGTAGTAGCCGGTGCCGACGAGTAGAACCTCGAAGTCCTCAGTAAGGTACTCCCTGAGCTCGTCGGGGTCAAGTTTGTGGCTCGTTCCGTGTTTGTTTTTGCTCAGCCACTTCTTTCTCTTTTCAACCCTTCCGCTCGGGTAAACCACGATGTCGTGCTCGTAGGTTCTTCCGTCAACCACTATCCTCCCGAAGGAGGGGTATTCGAGCTTCATGGCACTCACCAGCAGTCCTTTGGGTGCAGTGCGTCCCTCAAAATCTTCGCGTGGTCAAAGGCCAGCGGAAGCTTCTCAACCTCGTCAATCGGAACAACCTCGACTTCCTTCGCATCGTCGCCGGCTTTAAGTTCCCCTTCGCCAATGCAGAGAAAGGCGACCGAAACGGTGTGTCCCCTCGGGTCTCTGCCAGGGTCGGAGTAAACGCCCACCAGTTTGAGGATTCTGACGTCCAGACCAGTCTCTTCCTTCATCTCCCTCTTCAGGGCTTCCTCAACGGTCTCGCCGTACTCGACGAAACCACCGGGAAGGGCAAAATGGTTCTTAAAGGGCTCGTTCTTTCGCTTTATGAGAACGACACCGCCCCGATAGAGTATGACGCCGTCAACGGTGAGTCCTATGCACCGATGGAGCTCGGCCTTGAAACCGTGTTTTTCTGCGAGGGCCTTAACCTCCTCGCGGAATTCGCTTACATCAGCCCCCTTCGGGGCTTTAACGAGCAGAACGTAACGGTCCATCTTTTTCACCTCAGGGAAGTCCCTTCTCATCAGCTTTCAGCGTGCTGACGTTTCATCATCGGTCGGTTGGAGTTATGTTTAATCACTTAAAGCCTCAACGGTTACACCCCTTGCGAGCTCGCTCACCTCGTCGAGGCTGAAATCCACGGAGCGATACCGGAGGAACAGCGCCGTGAAGGCGACGGCCCGCTTTAGGGACTGGATGAAGGGACACTCCATGTAAAAACCGGTGAAAGCTCCGAGAAAGACGTCTCCCGCGCCCGTTGATTCGCCGACGTCAACTTTCAGCGGAACGAAGCGGTAGGGCCTTCCGTGGAGGTAGGCCTTTCCAGGGTTAGGACCGTCCGAGAGGAGGAGAACCCCAACAGAGCCTGGGTCAAGGTTCACGTGGGGAAACTCCGCGACGTCGGCGTGCAGGATGCCGACTCCGCGAAGGAACGACCCGTCGCGCTCGATGAGCCTCACTGGGCCCTTCTCAGGGGAGCGTATGAACCCCTGAAGGTCGGCCGAGACGAGCCCTGCCCGGTTTAATGCTTCTCTCACGATGTCCTCTGGAATCTCGTTGGCAACGGGGTTGAGGATTATCGCGTCGTACTTCTGGGCCGGGAATTCAGTAATGGGGGAGGCGCGCGAAATCAGCCTTAGCTCCCGCCTGTTGGAGTCAAGGTAAGTCAGCTCGTAGGACGTTGTTTCATCGGAGGGCAGGACTGTCAGTTTGCCCAGGGAGCGGAGCTCGTCAATCCACTCCTCCGGGAGCTGAGAAAAGCTCGTGAGAATCTCAACATCGCAGAAGCGCGAAAGTGCCAGGGCGGAGTAGTAGGCTCCGCCGCCGAGTCTCTCTTCGATTTTCGAACCGCGCCTTATTACATCCCTGACGACGTGGCCGACGACGAGGCACTTCATTTTCACCAGTCCCAATCTTATACTCTTTGTGAGTGGACATTAAAAACCTTTCCTAAATTACCGAAAGGCTTTTAAGGGGAAAAAGCGAAAAGTTTAAAAGGAGATGTCGTTTTGGGGTGGGGCTATGAAGCGCTTAGGAAAGGTTTCTCACTACGCAAAGCAGGGCTTCCTCATAGTCAGAACGAACTGGGTTCCATCGCTCAACGAGCCCGTCGTTGACAAGGATTTGAGGCCGGTAGGCATTGTTAAGGATGTTTTTGGTCCCGTTGATTACCCCTATGTTGCCGTTAAACCCCGTGTTAAGGACCCCGAGAGATACGTCGGTGCTCTTCTGTACGTGGACAAGAGGAGGAAGGATAAAAAGCCGGGTAAGAAGGCTAAAGTCAGAGGCTCTAAGGGTTCTAAGAAGCCCAAGCGTTCTCGCCCCGCCCCCAGGAGAAGGGGGTGAGAGCGATTACTCCGAAAAGGGTTTGTCCCGTGTGCGGGTCAACCGAGTTTATATACGACCCCAGGAGGGGTGAGATAGTCTGTAAGGTCTGCGGCTACGTCATCGAGGAGAACGTTGTCGATGAGGGGCCGGAATGGAGGGCCTTCGACCCGGACCAGAGGGCCAAGCGCGCGAGAACCGGTGCGCCGATGACGCTGATGATACACGACAAGGGCCTCTCGACCGATATAGACTGGCGCGACAAGGACATACACGGCAACCAGATAACGGGAATGTACAGGAGCAAGATGAGAAGGCTCCGCATGTGGCAGCGCAGAATGCGCATAAACGACGCCGCGGAAAGAAACCTCGCCTTCGCGCTGAGCGAGCTCGACAGGATGGCGGCGCAGATGCGCCTCCCGAGGCGCGTTAAGGAGGTAGCGGCTTCTCTATACAGGAAAGCCGTCATGAAGAAGCTAATCCGGGGAAGGTCGATAGAGGGCATGGTTTCCGCCGCTCTGTACGCGGCCTGCAGAATGGAGGGCATTCCGAGGACCCTCGATGAGATTGCGGCGGTTTCCAAGGTTACAAAGAAGGAAATCGGGAGGAGCTACCGCTTCCTTGCGAGGGGTCTCAACCTGAACCTCCGCCCGACGAGCCCGATAGAGTACGTTGACCGCTTTGGAGACGCCCTCGGCGTCAGCTCAAGGACCAAGGAGAGGGCGAAGGAAATCCTCCGCGAGGCCATAAAGCGTGGCATAACCAGCGGAAAAGGCCCAACGGGATTGGCCGCGGCAGCGCTCTACGTCGCTTCACTCCTTGAGGGCGAGAAGAAGACCCAGCGCGAGGTCGCCGAGGTCGCTCACGTCACCGAGGTGACCGTCAGGAACAGGTACAAGGAGCTCGTAGAAAAGCTCGGTATAAACGTGCCGATGTGACGATGATAGCGGTTTTAAGCGATACCCACGTGGGGGACAAGGCAAAGGCCCTCCCAATTCCCCTTTTGGAGAAGCTTGAGGAGATTAATCCAGAGCTCATTCTCCACGCCGGCGATGTAACGTCATCGAAGGTTCTTGAGACCCTTGAGGAGATAGCGCCCGTGATAGCGGTCCGGGGAAACGTTGACCACCTCAGTCTTCCGGAAGAGGAAACCGTTGAAGTCGAAGGAATGAGAATCGGCGTGATTCACGGGCATCAGCTTCTAAGTCTAAACGCGCAGTTTTTAAGCCTGAAGGCCCTCGACATGGAGGTTGACCTGCTCGTCTTCGGCCACACCCACCGCTTCTACTTCGATTCTTTCAGCGTCTACGGAAGAAGGGTTTATCTCCTGAATCCGGGTTCGCCGACGTTTCCACG
This genomic interval carries:
- a CDS encoding metallophosphoesterase — encoded protein: MIAVLSDTHVGDKAKALPIPLLEKLEEINPELILHAGDVTSSKVLETLEEIAPVIAVRGNVDHLSLPEEETVEVEGMRIGVIHGHQLLSLNAQFLSLKALDMEVDLLVFGHTHRFYFDSFSVYGRRVYLLNPGSPTFPRWNEAGFAVLKPGEEPTVRRVKLW
- a CDS encoding NUDIX domain-containing protein, whose amino-acid sequence is MDRYVLLVKAPKGADVSEFREEVKALAEKHGFKAELHRCIGLTVDGVILYRGGVVLIKRKNEPFKNHFALPGGFVEYGETVEEALKREMKEETGLDVRILKLVGVYSDPGRDPRGHTVSVAFLCIGEGELKAGDDAKEVEVVPIDEVEKLPLAFDHAKILRDALHPKDCW
- a CDS encoding Mth938-like domain-containing protein, giving the protein MKLEYPSFGRIVVDGRTYEHDIVVYPSGRVEKRKKWLSKNKHGTSHKLDPDELREYLTEDFEVLLVGTGYYGYLSLLPESRELVRDKEVYELPTGEAVELFNELNEKKRVLGIFHVTC
- a CDS encoding Gar1/Naf1 family protein; translation: MKRLGKVSHYAKQGFLIVRTNWVPSLNEPVVDKDLRPVGIVKDVFGPVDYPYVAVKPRVKDPERYVGALLYVDKRRKDKKPGKKAKVRGSKGSKKPKRSRPAPRRRG
- a CDS encoding carbohydrate kinase family protein — protein: MKCLVVGHVVRDVIRRGSKIEERLGGGAYYSALALSRFCDVEILTSFSQLPEEWIDELRSLGKLTVLPSDETTSYELTYLDSNRRELRLISRASPITEFPAQKYDAIILNPVANEIPEDIVREALNRAGLVSADLQGFIRSPEKGPVRLIERDGSFLRGVGILHADVAEFPHVNLDPGSVGVLLLSDGPNPGKAYLHGRPYRFVPLKVDVGESTGAGDVFLGAFTGFYMECPFIQSLKRAVAFTALFLRYRSVDFSLDEVSELARGVTVEALSD
- a CDS encoding transcription initiation factor IIB, with protein sequence MTPKRVCPVCGSTEFIYDPRRGEIVCKVCGYVIEENVVDEGPEWRAFDPDQRAKRARTGAPMTLMIHDKGLSTDIDWRDKDIHGNQITGMYRSKMRRLRMWQRRMRINDAAERNLAFALSELDRMAAQMRLPRRVKEVAASLYRKAVMKKLIRGRSIEGMVSAALYAACRMEGIPRTLDEIAAVSKVTKKEIGRSYRFLARGLNLNLRPTSPIEYVDRFGDALGVSSRTKERAKEILREAIKRGITSGKGPTGLAAAALYVASLLEGEKKTQREVAEVAHVTEVTVRNRYKELVEKLGINVPM